In the genome of Streptomyces sp. V2I9, one region contains:
- a CDS encoding IclR family transcriptional regulator, whose product MPPSHASTADSKPAGPSGGVQSLERAFDLLERMADAGGEVGLSELSASSGLPLPTIHRLMRTLVVCGYVRQQPNRRYALGPRLIRLGESASRLLGTWARPYLSRLVEETGETANMALLDGDEIVYVAQVPSKHSMRMFTEVGRRVLPHSTGVGKALLAHTPADEVRALLARTGMPAATEKTITTPEGFLDALEQVRRAGYAVDDNEQEIGVRCLAVSVPNSPTSAAISISGPAGRVTEAATERIVPILQQVAGELSDALASNGTHGG is encoded by the coding sequence GTGCCGCCGTCCCACGCCAGCACCGCCGACTCCAAGCCCGCCGGCCCCAGCGGCGGGGTGCAGTCCCTCGAGCGCGCCTTCGACCTGCTGGAGCGGATGGCGGACGCCGGGGGCGAGGTCGGGCTGAGCGAGCTGTCCGCGAGCAGCGGCCTGCCCCTGCCGACCATCCACCGGCTGATGCGCACCCTGGTCGTCTGCGGCTACGTACGCCAGCAGCCCAACCGCCGGTACGCGCTGGGCCCCCGCCTGATCCGGCTCGGCGAGTCCGCTTCCCGGCTGCTGGGCACCTGGGCCCGCCCCTACCTCAGCCGGCTGGTCGAGGAGACCGGCGAGACGGCGAACATGGCGCTGCTGGACGGGGACGAGATCGTGTATGTCGCCCAGGTTCCGTCCAAGCACTCCATGCGCATGTTCACCGAGGTCGGCCGCCGGGTCCTGCCGCACTCGACGGGCGTGGGCAAGGCGCTCCTCGCGCACACACCGGCCGACGAGGTCCGCGCGCTGCTCGCCCGGACGGGCATGCCGGCCGCCACCGAGAAGACGATCACCACGCCGGAGGGTTTCCTCGACGCCCTGGAGCAGGTACGCCGTGCCGGGTACGCGGTGGACGACAACGAGCAGGAGATCGGGGTGCGGTGCCTCGCGGTCTCCGTGCCGAACTCCCCCACCTCGGCCGCGATCTCCATCTCGGGCCCGGCAGGGCGCGTCACGGAGGCGGCCACGGAGCGCATCGTGCCGATCCTCCAGCAGGTCGCCGGTGAGCTGTCCGACGCCCTGGCGAGCAACGGTACGCACGGCGGCTGA
- a CDS encoding nucleotidyltransferase family protein: protein MVTDTTTSTEPDRVSRTKNPKVAGVLLAAGGGRRLGGRPKALLRHRGRPLIEHAVRSLRNGGCGPLHVVLGASADEVRARADLTGCAVSVNPDWEEGMGSSLRLGLAALSAADADAALVLLVDQPGIGAEAVARVRLAYRSRTSLAAASYDGERGHPVLFGADRWRDIAAAAEGDRGARTYLREHRDALTLVECADVAEAYDIDTVRDLGRLE from the coding sequence ATGGTGACGGATACGACGACGAGCACGGAACCCGACCGGGTGTCCCGTACGAAGAACCCCAAGGTCGCGGGGGTGCTGCTGGCCGCCGGAGGGGGCCGGCGGCTCGGCGGCCGCCCGAAAGCGCTGCTGCGGCACCGGGGCCGCCCGCTGATCGAACACGCGGTGCGCTCGCTGCGCAACGGTGGATGCGGGCCGCTGCACGTGGTGCTGGGCGCGTCGGCGGACGAGGTACGGGCCCGCGCGGATCTGACGGGCTGCGCCGTGAGCGTGAACCCGGACTGGGAGGAGGGCATGGGTTCCTCGCTCCGGCTGGGTCTGGCCGCCCTGAGCGCGGCGGACGCGGACGCGGCGCTCGTCCTTCTGGTCGACCAGCCGGGGATCGGAGCGGAGGCGGTGGCACGGGTGCGTCTCGCGTACCGCTCGCGGACGAGTCTGGCGGCCGCATCGTACGACGGGGAGCGGGGCCATCCGGTGCTGTTCGGTGCGGACCGGTGGCGGGACATCGCGGCGGCGGCCGAGGGCGACCGGGGCGCGCGGACGTATCTGCGGGAGCACCGCGACGCGCTCACGCTCGTGGAGTGCGCGGACGTGGCGGAGGCGTACGACATCGACACCGTGCGGGATCTCGGACGCCTGGAGTGA
- a CDS encoding DUF5955 family protein yields the protein MGQKRLAKSVEDPRVAELRMAVSRLRRELAGLRAEFPDRPIAEDELAALDAMAVSGVPEIPRMRRSLLLIAGAIGSVSALAAALRELRNAVDLFGEPPRG from the coding sequence ATGGGGCAGAAGAGACTGGCCAAAAGCGTCGAGGACCCGCGGGTGGCCGAACTGCGCATGGCGGTCTCCCGGCTCCGCAGAGAGCTGGCCGGCCTCCGGGCCGAGTTCCCGGACCGCCCGATCGCGGAGGACGAGCTGGCGGCCCTGGACGCCATGGCCGTCAGCGGGGTGCCGGAGATCCCCCGGATGCGTCGCTCCCTGCTGCTGATCGCAGGGGCGATCGGCTCGGTGAGCGCCCTGGCCGCTGCCCTGCGGGAGCTGCGCAACGCTGTCGACCTCTTCGGGGAGCCCCCGCGCGGGTGA
- the aceB gene encoding malate synthase A, with amino-acid sequence MSAPAPSTLAIVDAEPLPRQEEVLTDAALAFVAELHRQFTPRRDELLARRGERRAEIARTSTLDFLPETAAVRADDSWKVAPAPAALSDRRVEITGPTDRKMTVNALNSGAKVWLADFEDASAPTWENVVLGQLNLTDAYERRIDFTDPKSGKAYALRSADELATVVMRPRGWHLEERHLQLDGVSVPGALVDFGLYFFHNAQRLIDLGKGPYFYLPKTESHLEARLWNDIFVFAQDYVGIPQGTVRATVLIETITAAYEMEEILYELRDHASGLNAGRWDYLFSIVKNFRDGGAKFVLPDRNAVTMTAPFMRAYTELLVRTCHKRGAHAIGGMAAFIPSRRDAEVNKVAFEKVKADKDREAGDGFDGSWVAHPDLVPIALASFDAVLGDKPHQKDRLREDVSVAPGDLIAIDTLDAKPTYDGLRNAVAVGIRYIEAWLRGLGAVAIFNLMEDAATAEISRSQIWQWINADVVFENGEHATAELARKVAAEELAAIRAEIGEDAFTAGRWQQAHDLLLQVSLDQDYADFLTLPAYEQLR; translated from the coding sequence ATGTCCGCACCAGCGCCGTCCACGCTGGCCATCGTCGATGCCGAGCCCCTGCCCCGACAGGAGGAGGTCCTGACCGACGCGGCCCTCGCGTTCGTGGCCGAGCTGCACCGCCAGTTCACCCCGCGCCGCGATGAGCTGCTCGCCCGGCGCGGTGAGCGCCGCGCCGAGATCGCCCGCACCTCCACGCTGGACTTCCTGCCCGAGACGGCGGCGGTCCGCGCGGACGACTCCTGGAAGGTCGCGCCCGCGCCCGCGGCCCTGAGCGACCGCCGGGTGGAGATCACCGGTCCGACCGACCGCAAGATGACCGTCAACGCCCTCAACTCGGGTGCGAAGGTCTGGCTCGCCGACTTCGAGGACGCGTCCGCCCCCACCTGGGAGAACGTCGTCCTCGGCCAGCTCAACCTCACCGACGCCTACGAGCGGCGCATCGACTTCACCGACCCGAAGTCCGGGAAGGCGTACGCGCTGAGGTCCGCGGACGAGCTGGCCACGGTCGTCATGCGCCCCCGCGGCTGGCACCTGGAGGAGCGCCACCTCCAGCTCGACGGCGTCTCCGTGCCCGGCGCGCTGGTCGACTTCGGCCTCTACTTCTTCCACAACGCGCAGCGCCTGATCGATCTCGGCAAGGGCCCGTACTTCTACCTGCCGAAGACCGAGTCACACCTGGAGGCCCGCCTCTGGAACGACATCTTCGTCTTCGCCCAGGACTACGTCGGCATCCCGCAGGGCACCGTCCGCGCGACGGTCCTGATCGAGACGATCACCGCCGCGTACGAGATGGAGGAGATCCTCTACGAACTGCGCGACCACGCCTCCGGGCTGAACGCCGGCCGCTGGGACTACCTCTTCTCCATCGTCAAGAACTTCCGTGACGGCGGAGCCAAGTTCGTCCTGCCGGACCGCAACGCGGTGACGATGACCGCCCCGTTCATGCGGGCGTACACCGAACTCCTGGTCCGCACCTGCCACAAGCGCGGCGCGCACGCGATCGGCGGCATGGCGGCCTTCATCCCCTCGCGGCGCGACGCCGAGGTCAACAAGGTGGCGTTCGAGAAGGTCAAGGCCGACAAGGACCGCGAGGCCGGCGACGGCTTCGACGGCTCCTGGGTCGCCCACCCCGACCTGGTCCCGATCGCCCTGGCCTCCTTCGACGCGGTCCTCGGTGACAAGCCCCACCAGAAGGACCGCCTCCGCGAGGACGTCTCGGTGGCGCCGGGCGACCTGATCGCCATCGACACCCTCGACGCGAAGCCCACCTACGACGGCCTCCGCAACGCCGTCGCGGTCGGCATCCGCTACATCGAGGCGTGGCTGCGGGGCCTGGGCGCGGTCGCCATCTTCAACCTGATGGAGGACGCGGCCACCGCCGAGATCTCCCGCTCGCAGATCTGGCAGTGGATCAACGCGGACGTGGTCTTCGAGAACGGCGAGCACGCGACCGCGGAGCTGGCCCGCAAGGTCGCCGCCGAGGAACTGGCCGCGATCCGCGCGGAGATCGGCGAGGACGCCTTCACCGCCGGCAGGTGGCAGCAGGCCCACGACCTCCTGCTCCAGGTCTCCCTGGACCAGGACTACGCGGACTTCCTGACCCTGCCCGCCTACGAGCAGCTCCGCTGA
- a CDS encoding ABC transporter permease, with the protein MFVAWRDLRFAKGRFALMGSVVVLITLLVGLLSGLTAGLARENTSAVTGLDADHLAFAAPPDGQAESFADSTVREDDWRAWAARPGVEAAQPVGIRTLNATAAGERTAAVAAFGVEPDGTLGPDGTGPGRVVLSEKAAEELGVAVGDRIALGGTEREVAAVAGDASHSHTPVVWTTLADWQQIGHDGAGPAERATVIALTTTDGVDLAAGDEAAGTSTLTLDDSLTAIGSYQAENGSLQLMRGFLFVISALVIGAFFTVWTIQRSGDVAVLKALGASTPYLLRDALGQAVVMLALGTGLGTALAAGAGVLIGGGPVPFVLDAATVLVPAAVMIALGALGAALSVRRITAVDPLTALGSAR; encoded by the coding sequence ATGTTCGTCGCATGGAGAGACCTCCGCTTCGCCAAGGGCCGGTTCGCCCTCATGGGCTCGGTCGTGGTGCTGATCACGCTGCTCGTGGGCCTGCTGTCCGGCCTCACCGCCGGCCTGGCCCGTGAGAACACCTCGGCCGTCACCGGGCTGGACGCCGACCACCTGGCGTTCGCCGCACCCCCGGACGGGCAGGCGGAGTCGTTCGCCGACTCGACCGTCCGCGAGGACGACTGGCGGGCCTGGGCCGCCCGGCCCGGGGTCGAGGCCGCGCAGCCGGTCGGCATCCGTACGCTCAACGCCACCGCCGCGGGCGAGCGGACCGCCGCCGTGGCGGCCTTCGGCGTCGAACCGGACGGCACCCTCGGCCCGGACGGGACCGGGCCCGGCCGCGTCGTGCTCTCGGAGAAGGCGGCGGAGGAGCTCGGCGTGGCCGTCGGCGACCGGATCGCGCTCGGCGGGACCGAACGGGAGGTCGCCGCCGTCGCGGGGGACGCCTCCCACAGCCACACCCCCGTCGTCTGGACCACCCTCGCCGACTGGCAGCAGATCGGCCACGACGGGGCCGGTCCCGCCGAACGGGCCACCGTGATCGCCCTGACCACCACGGACGGCGTCGACCTCGCCGCCGGGGACGAGGCGGCCGGCACGAGCACGCTCACCCTCGACGATTCCCTCACCGCGATCGGCTCCTACCAGGCCGAGAACGGCTCGCTGCAACTGATGCGCGGCTTCCTCTTCGTCATCTCCGCGCTCGTCATCGGCGCGTTCTTCACCGTCTGGACGATCCAGCGCAGCGGCGACGTCGCCGTGCTGAAGGCACTCGGCGCGTCGACCCCGTACCTCCTGCGCGACGCGCTCGGCCAGGCGGTGGTGATGCTCGCCCTCGGTACGGGGCTGGGCACCGCGCTCGCCGCCGGGGCGGGCGTCCTGATCGGCGGGGGACCGGTGCCGTTCGTCCTGGACGCCGCGACCGTCCTCGTCCCGGCCGCCGTGATGATCGCCCTCGGCGCGCTCGGGGCGGCCCTGTCCGTCCGGCGGATCACCGCCGTCGACCCGCTCACCGCACTCGGGAGTGCCCGATGA
- a CDS encoding DUF6338 family protein, giving the protein MGQLTILLVLVLPGFFYQAVRERLRGSLASEQEPQNRLVRAIAAGALLDIVYAVAAGPWLVRLLAGGGDGPLAGVLSRPREAGLAALLLIVAAPSALAWAEAAWGRRRARARYEPTPTAWDALFRDRGSCFVRVRLKSGLWVGGWLGSRSAVSAYPQPGDLYLQAQYRMGPDGAFLGKVPGTAGVYVRAGDVDVLEVLLAPTAPAAGGSD; this is encoded by the coding sequence GTGGGGCAGTTGACCATTCTGCTGGTCCTCGTGCTGCCCGGATTCTTCTACCAGGCGGTGCGCGAGCGGCTTCGCGGCTCCCTCGCCAGTGAGCAGGAACCGCAGAACCGGCTGGTGCGCGCCATCGCCGCGGGTGCGCTGCTCGACATCGTCTACGCGGTGGCAGCCGGGCCGTGGCTGGTGCGGCTGCTGGCCGGGGGAGGGGACGGGCCGCTCGCCGGGGTGCTGAGCCGGCCGCGCGAGGCCGGACTCGCCGCGTTGCTGCTGATCGTCGCCGCGCCGTCCGCGCTGGCGTGGGCGGAGGCGGCCTGGGGGCGGCGGCGCGCACGGGCGCGGTACGAACCGACGCCGACCGCCTGGGACGCCCTCTTCCGGGACCGGGGGTCCTGCTTCGTCCGGGTGCGGCTCAAGAGCGGGCTGTGGGTGGGTGGTTGGCTGGGCTCGCGGTCGGCCGTCTCGGCCTACCCGCAGCCGGGCGACCTCTATCTCCAGGCCCAGTACCGGATGGGACCCGACGGCGCGTTCCTCGGCAAGGTGCCCGGTACGGCGGGCGTGTACGTGCGGGCCGGCGATGTGGACGTTCTGGAAGTGCTGCTGGCGCCTACCGCGCCGGCGGCCGGAGGGAGTGACTGA
- a CDS encoding CHAT domain-containing protein — MRHGAGLVLHDGRLTVSDAAAQRPRAPELAVLSACSAARGGIRLSDEAVQLASSFQLAGYPHVIGTLWPVADKLATRLTEEFYTALAADLDRGRRIDPATALHHPVRALRDRYAQAPHLWAAHIHTGP; from the coding sequence ATCCGTCACGGAGCCGGACTGGTCCTGCACGACGGGCGGCTCACCGTCTCCGATGCCGCGGCCCAGCGTCCTCGGGCCCCGGAGCTCGCCGTGCTGTCCGCCTGCTCGGCCGCCCGCGGCGGCATCAGGCTCTCCGACGAGGCGGTCCAGCTGGCGTCCTCCTTCCAACTGGCCGGGTACCCGCATGTGATCGGCACCTTGTGGCCCGTCGCGGACAAGCTGGCGACGCGGCTCACCGAGGAGTTCTACACGGCGCTGGCGGCGGATCTCGACCGGGGCCGCCGCATCGATCCGGCCACGGCCCTGCACCACCCGGTCAGGGCGCTGCGCGACCGTTACGCGCAGGCGCCGCACCTGTGGGCGGCGCACATCCACACGGGGCCGTGA
- a CDS encoding sensor histidine kinase produces the protein MDSRSHTHVTAALRLCLHALLTGLLALVVVRAVGEDAPGEVAIVAVTLLTGAVYAAGVLLSSVRPEAPAGLSSVHPKAPTRAPSVRRRGEALFTPVLPGSRAGAWWLGALWTLWAVLLVLSPDALWVAFPLYFLQLHFLPMPRALPAVVVTAAAAITSFVVHRQEVAPGAFIGPLIGAAVAVATVLGYDALFRESERRRELIVELVATRADLAEAERSAGTLAERERLAREIHDTLAQGLSSIQLLLRAAERSLPEDAPATAHVRAAREAAQANLAEARSFVRALTPPDLEHGSPAAALERLCARTTAPDLTVRFAVSGSPVELPTPYGVALLRTAQSALANTVRHADAGRVEVTLSFMDTSVALDVVDDGRGFDPSAAPVHERGDGGFGLPAMRARAASLGGALSVESAPGQGTAVAVTLPLPVAEAAPDTHTDRHADTDPRTVARVAKDRTAEAGRAA, from the coding sequence ATGGATTCGCGTTCGCACACCCACGTCACGGCGGCCCTCCGGCTCTGCCTGCACGCCCTGCTGACGGGGCTGCTGGCGCTGGTCGTGGTGCGCGCGGTGGGTGAGGACGCACCCGGCGAGGTGGCGATCGTGGCGGTGACACTGCTGACGGGGGCCGTGTACGCGGCGGGGGTGCTGCTCTCGTCCGTCCGCCCTGAAGCCCCGGCGGGGCTCTCGTCCGTCCACCCGAAAGCTCCGACAAGGGCCCCGTCGGTGCGACGCCGGGGGGAGGCCCTGTTCACTCCCGTGCTGCCCGGCAGCCGGGCGGGGGCATGGTGGCTGGGCGCGCTGTGGACGCTGTGGGCGGTGCTGCTGGTGCTGTCGCCGGACGCCCTGTGGGTCGCTTTCCCCCTCTACTTCCTCCAGCTCCACTTCCTGCCGATGCCCCGGGCGCTGCCCGCCGTCGTGGTCACCGCCGCCGCGGCGATCACCAGTTTCGTCGTGCACCGCCAGGAGGTCGCGCCCGGAGCGTTCATCGGGCCGCTGATCGGCGCGGCGGTCGCGGTCGCCACCGTCCTCGGGTACGACGCCCTGTTCCGGGAGAGCGAGCGGCGGCGGGAGCTGATCGTGGAGCTCGTCGCCACCCGCGCGGACCTGGCCGAGGCGGAGCGGTCCGCGGGGACCCTGGCGGAGCGCGAGCGGCTGGCGCGGGAGATCCACGACACCCTCGCCCAGGGGCTGTCGAGCATCCAGTTGCTGCTGCGGGCCGCCGAGCGGTCACTGCCCGAGGATGCCCCGGCGACCGCGCATGTGCGGGCCGCCCGTGAGGCCGCGCAGGCGAATCTCGCCGAGGCGCGTTCCTTCGTCCGCGCGCTGACACCGCCGGATCTGGAGCACGGGTCGCCGGCCGCCGCCCTGGAGCGGCTCTGCGCCCGGACGACCGCGCCGGACCTGACCGTGCGGTTCGCGGTCAGCGGTTCCCCGGTGGAGCTGCCGACCCCGTACGGGGTGGCGCTGTTGCGGACCGCGCAGTCGGCTCTGGCGAACACGGTGCGCCATGCGGACGCCGGGCGGGTGGAGGTCACCCTGAGCTTCATGGACACCTCCGTGGCGCTGGACGTGGTGGACGACGGTCGGGGCTTCGACCCGTCGGCGGCTCCGGTCCATGAGCGCGGTGACGGCGGCTTCGGGCTGCCCGCGATGCGGGCGCGGGCCGCATCGCTCGGCGGGGCGCTGAGCGTGGAGTCGGCGCCGGGCCAGGGGACGGCGGTGGCCGTCACGCTGCCGCTGCCCGTCGCGGAAGCGGCCCCGGACACGCACACGGACAGGCATGCCGACACGGACCCGCGGACGGTCGCGCGCGTGGCGAAGGACAGGACGGCGGAAGCGGGGCGTGCGGCGTGA
- a CDS encoding ABC transporter ATP-binding protein: MTLTLTDVTLTYPDGEGRLTALDRVSLDVPPGTLTAVVGPSGSGKSSLLAAAATLVTPDSGEVVVAGTPTSGLSRAGRAALRREHIGIVFQQPNLLPSLTAAEQLQVMRHLSGGSARGARRRALELLDAVGLADRADRRPHQLSGGQRQRITIARALMNEPAVLLVDEPTSALDHERGVAVLELLVTLTRERATATVLVTHDLAHLDRMDRTVTMDDGRLTVPAGV; the protein is encoded by the coding sequence ATGACGCTCACCCTGACCGACGTCACCCTCACCTATCCGGACGGCGAGGGCCGGCTGACCGCCCTGGACCGGGTCTCGCTGGACGTGCCGCCGGGCACGCTCACCGCTGTCGTCGGGCCGTCCGGCTCGGGCAAGTCCAGCCTCCTCGCGGCCGCCGCCACCCTGGTCACCCCGGACTCGGGCGAGGTCGTCGTGGCCGGGACGCCGACCTCCGGGCTGAGCCGGGCCGGGCGGGCGGCCCTGCGCCGGGAGCACATCGGCATCGTCTTCCAGCAGCCCAACCTGCTGCCCTCGCTGACCGCCGCCGAACAGCTCCAGGTGATGCGCCACCTCTCCGGCGGCTCCGCCCGCGGCGCCCGCCGCCGGGCCCTGGAACTGCTCGACGCGGTCGGCCTGGCCGACCGCGCCGACCGGCGGCCGCACCAGCTGTCGGGCGGCCAGCGCCAGCGGATCACCATCGCGCGGGCCCTGATGAACGAACCGGCCGTCCTGCTCGTCGACGAGCCGACCAGCGCGCTCGACCACGAACGCGGCGTGGCCGTACTGGAGCTGCTGGTCACTCTGACGCGCGAGCGCGCCACCGCCACGGTGCTGGTCACGCACGACCTGGCGCACCTGGACCGGATGGACCGCACGGTGACGATGGACGACGGGCGGCTGACCGTTCCGGCCGGGGTCTGA
- a CDS encoding YfcC family protein gives MSGAAGTRPAPEEEPPAGRTFTFPSALTILAVVTLAVWSLAFLIPSGAYDRDGEGAPVQGTYHRVDSDRSFADRLNDLFLSPVNGLYGVQDAETGEVGPDLAGELYGSAGVFLFVLAIGAFITVVFATGALDRGIGRLAHRLRDRGALLIAGVMLVFSLLGTVEGFAEETLGFYGLIIPLMLALGYDRMVATGTIILGAGVGVLCSTVNPFATGVASSAADISLGDGIVLRALMWVVLTAVTIAYVIRYAGRVRENPDRSLSGFLPGDREHDAADAEEPPELSGLHRTVLVLVALVFSFMIFSVVPWSSALTGDADATPYGFELGWSFPHLAALFLVAAVLVGVVARFGEQRLSATIIRGAADFISPALVIVLARGVTVIMNNAQITDTVLHSIEGVVSGTSSAVFAVFVFLVNLPLAFLIPSTSGHATLAMPILAPLADFAGVSRAVVVTAWQAASGWMNLWVPTTAVTIGGVALAKVGYDTYLRFVWPLLAILAALICGFLALGAVLT, from the coding sequence ATGAGCGGCGCGGCCGGGACGAGGCCCGCCCCGGAGGAGGAGCCCCCGGCCGGCCGGACGTTCACCTTCCCCAGCGCCCTCACGATCCTCGCGGTCGTCACCCTCGCCGTCTGGTCCCTGGCCTTCCTGATCCCGTCCGGCGCCTACGACCGGGACGGGGAAGGGGCCCCGGTCCAGGGCACGTACCACCGGGTCGACTCCGACCGGAGCTTCGCCGACCGCCTGAACGACCTCTTCCTCTCCCCGGTCAACGGGCTGTACGGCGTCCAGGACGCGGAGACCGGCGAGGTCGGCCCCGACCTGGCCGGCGAACTGTACGGCAGCGCGGGCGTGTTCCTGTTCGTGCTGGCCATCGGCGCGTTCATCACCGTGGTGTTCGCCACCGGCGCCCTGGACCGGGGCATCGGCCGTCTCGCGCACCGGTTGCGCGACCGGGGTGCGCTGCTGATCGCGGGCGTGATGCTGGTCTTCTCCCTCCTCGGCACGGTCGAGGGCTTCGCGGAGGAGACACTCGGCTTCTACGGCCTGATCATCCCGCTGATGCTGGCGCTCGGCTACGACCGCATGGTGGCCACCGGCACGATCATCCTCGGCGCGGGCGTCGGCGTGCTCTGCTCCACGGTCAACCCCTTCGCCACCGGCGTCGCCTCCTCGGCCGCCGACATCTCCCTGGGCGACGGCATCGTGCTGCGCGCGCTCATGTGGGTGGTCCTGACGGCGGTGACGATCGCCTACGTCATCCGGTACGCGGGCCGGGTCCGCGAGAACCCCGACCGCTCGCTCTCCGGCTTCCTGCCCGGCGACCGCGAGCACGACGCGGCGGACGCGGAGGAGCCCCCGGAGCTGAGCGGGCTCCACCGGACCGTTCTCGTCCTGGTCGCCCTGGTCTTCAGCTTCATGATCTTCTCGGTCGTCCCGTGGTCCAGCGCCCTGACGGGCGACGCCGACGCCACCCCGTACGGCTTCGAACTCGGCTGGTCCTTCCCCCATCTGGCCGCCCTGTTCCTGGTCGCGGCGGTCCTGGTGGGCGTCGTCGCCCGGTTCGGCGAGCAGAGGCTCAGCGCGACGATCATCCGGGGCGCGGCCGACTTCATCTCCCCGGCCCTGGTCATCGTCCTCGCGCGCGGTGTCACGGTCATCATGAACAACGCGCAGATCACCGACACCGTGCTGCACTCGATCGAGGGCGTGGTCTCGGGCACCTCGTCGGCGGTCTTCGCGGTCTTCGTCTTCCTCGTCAACCTGCCCCTCGCCTTCCTCATCCCCTCCACCTCCGGCCACGCCACCCTGGCGATGCCGATCCTGGCCCCCCTGGCCGATTTCGCGGGCGTGTCCCGTGCCGTGGTCGTCACGGCGTGGCAGGCGGCGAGCGGCTGGATGAACCTCTGGGTTCCGACGACGGCGGTCACCATCGGCGGGGTGGCCCTGGCGAAGGTCGGCTACGACACGTACCTGCGGTTCGTCTGGCCGTTGCTGGCGATCCTGGCAGCCCTGATCTGCGGATTCCTGGCGCTGGGCGCGGTGTTGACCTGA
- a CDS encoding response regulator transcription factor, with protein MSGEAIRLLLADDHPVVRAGLRAVLDTEPDFEVAGEAATAEEAVALAAAGGFDVVLMDLQFGAGMHGSQATAAITAAPDGPRVLILTTYDSDADILAAVEAGASGYLLKDAPPPELAAAVRTAAAGRSALAPSVAHRLMDRMRTPARALTRRELEVLHLVGEGLSNLQISKRLFLSQATVKSHLVHIYAKLGVDSRTSAVAAATARRLIRR; from the coding sequence GTGAGCGGGGAGGCGATCCGGCTGCTGCTGGCGGACGACCATCCGGTGGTACGGGCGGGGCTGCGCGCGGTCCTGGACACCGAGCCGGACTTCGAGGTCGCCGGTGAGGCCGCCACCGCCGAGGAGGCCGTCGCCCTGGCGGCGGCGGGCGGCTTCGACGTGGTGCTGATGGACCTCCAGTTCGGGGCGGGGATGCACGGCTCGCAGGCCACGGCGGCGATCACCGCGGCACCGGACGGCCCACGGGTCCTGATCCTCACCACCTACGACTCCGACGCGGACATCCTGGCGGCGGTGGAGGCCGGGGCGAGCGGGTACCTGCTGAAGGACGCGCCGCCGCCGGAACTGGCGGCCGCGGTGCGCACCGCGGCGGCGGGCCGCTCGGCGCTCGCGCCCTCGGTGGCCCACCGGCTGATGGACCGCATGCGCACCCCGGCCCGGGCGCTGACCCGGCGGGAGCTGGAAGTGCTGCACCTGGTCGGGGAGGGCCTCTCGAACCTGCAGATCAGCAAGCGGCTGTTCCTGAGCCAGGCCACGGTCAAGTCCCACCTGGTGCACATCTACGCCAAGCTGGGCGTGGACTCCCGTACGTCGGCGGTGGCGGCGGCCACGGCCCGCAGGCTCATCCGCCGCTGA